A genomic region of bacterium contains the following coding sequences:
- the queF gene encoding preQ(1) synthase, with translation MSTQPNKTLETFPNPYPGRDYEIKFECPEFTCLCPKTGQPDFATLHIRYVPDRTCVELKSLKLYLWSFRNEGAFHEAVTNRILDDLVAAVKPKEMEILGDFYVRGGIHTTIRVGYTTSGTEGR, from the coding sequence ATGTCAACGCAGCCAAATAAAACGCTCGAGACCTTTCCCAATCCCTATCCGGGCCGCGACTACGAGATTAAATTCGAGTGCCCCGAGTTCACCTGCCTTTGTCCCAAGACCGGCCAACCCGACTTCGCGACCCTGCACATCCGCTACGTTCCGGACCGGACCTGCGTCGAGCTGAAGTCGCTCAAGCTTTATCTCTGGTCCTTCCGCAACGAGGGGGCCTTCCACGAAGCCGTGACCAATCGGATCCTCGACGACTTGGTGGCGGCGGTGAAGCCGAAGGAAATGGAGATCTTGGGAGATTTCTACGTGCGGGGAGGGATTCATACGACCATCCGGGTAGGGTACACAACTTCAGGTACAGAAGGCCGATAG